The sequence CATGTGGATGTCCTGCGCATTACCTCGGGAAGCCGCGACCCGGAACGGTTTGTCGTCTTCCTTGTATTGCGCGATCAGGCGCTTCAGGCCGTCCCAGTCACCCGGTTCGATCGGCAGGTCGTTGCCGACGAGGATCTGCGAACCGCCATTGATCTGGCCGGAAATTCCGACGATGTCGAAGCCCTTGTCCAATGCCGTGGCGTAGTGCAGGTAGGTGACCTGAGCCACGTCGATGCTTTTTGAAAGCAGGGCGGTCAGCACATCGTTGCCGGTGTTGAACGAGATCGCGTCGAGCTTTACACCCGTGGCGCTCGCTGGCGTGAGTGACAGCGGGGTGCAGTGGGCGCACTTGGCGTAGCCGAGCTTGATGGGATCGGCTTCCTGTGCCTGGCTCATGGCCGGGCTCAGGGATGCGGCCAGCATCAGGGGCGCCAGCAGGGTGCCGGCAGTGCGCTTGAGTACAGCATAGGACGAGCGGATGGGTCGCATGTCGTGGCTCCGTTATTGTCACAAAATGAATGTGTCTTTGTGGCAAATCAGAAAGCAACTGTTATGCCAGTGTTGTGGCAATCGTCCGCAGAGGTCGGTATGGATCAATCGCGACCGCAACGTGTCACCCGTATTCGCTGGGCTGCGCCCGGATTGCGCCGGCATCCAACGCTCGGGCCCGCCGGGCAAAGGGCTGTTGGCTTTCGCTCTGACATTGGGTCCGATGCGCGATGCAGGTGCAGCGCGCAAGGGGATGACCCTTGGCGGTGCGTATTTGCACAATTGTTATTATTTTTGTGACAATCCGTTCGCCCAGGTACTCGGCGAAAGGCAGCCGCAAAGGAATCGATGTGTTGATTGAGAAAGAACCCGCACGCTCGCGCAAGGCCCGCAGCACCGGTCAGATACTGGGCACGAGCGACACGCTCGACGCCATCTATGAGCGAATCCTGACGGCCGTGATGGAGCACCGTCTGATTCCAGGGACAAAATTGGTCGAGGAGAAGCTCGCCGGCGTATTCCAGGTGAACCGCACGCGTATTCGCGAGGTGCTGGCGCGGCTTGCGTATGAGGGGGTGGTCACAACCATCCCCAACCGAGGTGCTTTTATTGCCAGCCCGTCAGTGGAAGAGGCGCGACATATCTTTCACGCGCGCCGGATCATGGAGCCGGCCTTGATTCGCAGCCTGGTGGAACAGGGCGATCCCAGGTATTTCCAGAAGCTGCACGACCATGTGGCCGAGGAGCGTGCTGCGCGTGATCGTGATGACAAGCGCGCGGTGATCCGGCTGTCAGGCGAGTTTCACCTGCTGATGGCGGAGATGGTCGGCAGTCCGCCATTAATCAAGCTCATGCGCGAACTGTCATCACTGACATGCCTGATCATCCTGCTGTACGACTCGCCCAACGTGCCGGCCTGCCCGAACCATGAACACACCGACATCATCGCGGCGATGGAGGCGGGCAACGTCGATAGCGCCATTGCGCTGATGCTCGGACATCTCGACCACATCGAGGCCACGCTCGATCTATCGCTGCCCGAGGACACCGAAGTGGACCTCGACGCGATATTCGGAAACCTGTGAACGGGCTCGCTGGCGCCATCGAACTGGCCGCACGGGTTCGCTGCGGCGCAACGCCTGCCGCAGCCGTTGCCGAGCGTCAGCTGGCGCGGATCGCTGCTCTGAATCCAGCGCTGAACGCACTGGTCCAGGTGGACGAAAACGACGTGCGGCGTCAGGCCGTGCTTATCGACGCGCGCTGTGCGGCCGGTGAACACCTGCCGCTGGCGGGCGTACCGGTCACCATCAAGGACAATCTCTGGATCGAGGGACGGATCAGCACCTGCGGCTCATGGCTTTACCGTAACCACCGCGCCGATCGTGACAGTTGGGCCGTAGCGCGTCTGCGACAGGCGGGCGCGCTGCTGGTGGGCGTGAGCAATTGTTCGGAGTTCGCCTGCAAGGGCGTGACGGACAATCGCGTGTATGGCGCGACCGCCAATCCCTGGGACCTGAACCGTACGCCAGGCGGTTCGTCCGGGGGCGCCGCCGCGGCGGTGGCGGCCGGATTGGGCATACTGGCGCTGGCCACCGATGCGGGAGGCTCTGCGCGACGGCCAGCGGCGCATTGCGGCGTGGTGGGCATGAAACCGAGCGTTGGTCGCGTTGCGGACCCCTGGGGCTTTCCCGTCATCGGCCGCGAACTGAACGTGATCGGTCAGTTGGGGCGACGTGTCGCGGATGTCGCCTTGATGCTCGAGGTGCTCACAGGCGCGCACCCGGCCGACCGCTTCTCGGTCCGCATGCCGAGGTTGGCCAGGCGCCCGATCCAGACGCTGCGTATCGGTTACAGCCCGGACCTTGGCCTGGACTATGCCGTCGATGCCGATGTCGCGGCTTGTCTGGAGCAGACGGTGAAACGGCTGCAATCGGCCGGCCTGCAAATACAACCGGTCGTCCCGCAATGGCCGCAGGGCCTTCCAACCGCCTCGTTGCTGGCAGCCCAGCACGCTGAACTCGCCGCGCATTTCGGTGCGGCTTACCGTGCCGACCCCAGCGGCTTCGATCCGGTGATCGCTGAGCAGATCGAGGCGGGACTGTCACTGCCCGCTACGCAATTGGTGGCGCTGGGCGCACTGCGGGACGCCGTCGTCGGCCACACGGCGGCGCTGTTCGAAACGGTGGACCTGCTGCTATGCCCGACCGTCCCGGTCGAGGCCTGGCCACGAGCGGCACTGGGCCCGTCGATGATCGGGGGTCGGCCAGCGAACCCGCGTGCGCACGCGGTTTTCACCCCGCTGTTCAATCAGGCCGGCGTTCCGGCCCTTTCGGTTCCCTGTGGCCTGGGTGCGCAGGGATTGCCCCTGGGACTGCAGATCGTAGGGCCACGCTTTCACGATGACGATGTGCTCCGCCTGGGGGCATTCGTCGAAAACATCCTGGCCCTGGAGCTGGCACCGCTGTGCTTCGCTCAGATGCCCGACACGTTGGAGAAGGCATGAAACTGTTGATCGTCAACCCGAACATATCCCAGAGCGTGACCGACCTGATCGAGGCCGAGGCGCGGCGCGTGGCAGCCCCCGACACGCGCATCACGATGGCCACGGCTACCGCTGGCGTGGCTTACATCGAGACACGCTTCGAAGCGCTGCTCGGCGCGCACGCCGTCGCCACTGTCGCTGGCGAACGGCTGGGGGAGTACGATGCCCTGCTGGTCGCGGCCTTCGGTGATCCGGGGCTTCTCGCCCTCAAGGAGGCGCTGGACGTACCCGTCGTCGGCATGACCGAAGCGGCCCTGATGACGGCGGCCCAGTTGGGACAGCGCATCGGCATCATCGCCATTTCCCACCGCATCACCGCCTGGTACCGCGAATGCGTCGACCAGTACGGGCTTTTGTCGCGCCTGGCGTGCATACGCCATTTGAACGACCCGTTGCGTGATCCCGGCAAGGTCCAGGTCGATCACGCGGCCAGCCTGCTCGATCTCAGTCAGCGGGCGGTTCTGGAGGATGGCGCGGATGTGCTGATCCTGGCCGGCGCGCCCCTGGCGGGCCTGGCTCGTAGTCTGGCGGGTCGATTGCCGGTGCCTGTCGTCGATGGCGTATCCAGCGGGGTCTGTCAGGCTGAGTCGCTTGTGCGCTTGCAGCCGGGCGTTGCGAGGCTGGGGAGTTTCGCGCGTCCACCCATCAAGCATCACGCCGGACTGCAACCGGCACTCGCAGCGCTATTGAATCCTCGAAACGCTTGACCGGCAGCAGGCTGCCGGCTGGGGCATTGCGCGATGCCAGGCACAGGACCCGGTCATCGCGATAATGCCGGCGGGGAGGGCGAAGACTTAATCCACAGAATCTGTGGATAAGCAGGTGGATATCGTCTTCGATTCAGCGCGTGAACCACCGGGAACGGGCCTCCGGTACAGGCTGGCTGATTTTTATCCAGCGTGCTTTCCATTGCGATTCAAAGGCTTAGCACAGTGCGGCTGCCCTGATGGTCGACGCGGCCGTGTTCAGGCTCGCCGGTGGGTTTCGCCGTGCCCGCGCATCGCGGACAGGCTCAGTGCCGGGGCAGATCGGGCGCCGGATAGCTGTCCACCACGCGCCGGTATTGGCTTGGCGAGGCGCCGATGTGCTGCTGGAAGAATCGAGTGAAATGGCCTTGCTCGGAAAATCCCAGACGCTCTGCAAGCACGCCAATGGTTCCGCTTCGTTCACGTTCCAGCCAGCGGAAGGCTTGACGCATGCGGGCATCGTTGAGCATCAGCATTGGCGTCATGCCGGTATTCTGGCGGAACAGGGTGAAAAAATGCGCCCGCGACAGGCCGCCGGCCAGCGCGGCGTTGGCGATACAGTCCGGGTCGTCCAGATGGGTCTGCAGATACTCACAGGCTCGCCGAATGCGCGCATCCGCGAAGCCGTGTCGAGCCGGCATGCCCAGCCGGCGAAGATGCCGCCATTGGGAAAAGTCCTCGATCAGCTCGATCAGAAAATCGAACAGCAGGAACTCGATGCGCTCCAGCGGCACCAGGCCGGACGAGTAGGCTTGGGCGATCAGCCGATCGGCCATTGCCCGATTCTTGCCGCTGAGCTCGATGCAGGGCTGGGAGAAGAATTCCGGATGCCCGCTGAGCGCCAGCGACTGTTGTGCGTCCGCCAGCCACGCCGGCTCGATGTAGAGCGCCAGGATCTGGGTGTATTCGGCGCCTGGTTGATAGTCGTAATAGTGCGGCTGCCAGGCATTGACGAGTACGGCGCTGCGGTCGGTCAGCGGAACCTGGCGACCGTTCACATTGAAAAAGGTATCCGCACCGGCCGCCTTCACCAGCACGTGGCACTCATGATGCGAGTGGGTGACCAGCGGTTTATCCATGTCGAGCAGAGCAACCCGGCCGAACTTTCCGTGAAATACACGTTGGGCAATGGACATCCTCAGCACCTCCATGTCGTGCCGGGATCATGGCCGGCGGGGTTGGACTGGACGGCAATCGAGCCATGCGCTGTCATGCGCCGATCAACCGCTGCGCCACCGATCATGGATTGGCGATGCGGTGGAAACGGAGCGGATTCAGAGCGCATCACGCGCCTTGCCTCGATAAACGCGTAGCACGTCGGCCATTACCGACAGCGCGATCTCGGCCGGTGTCTTGCTCCCGAGATCAAGGCCGATGGGCATGTGGATGCGCTCGATTTCTTCGTGCGTCAGGCCGCCCACGCGATGCAGCCGTTCGGCCCGCTTGGAGGAGGTTTGCCGTGACCCCATGGCGCCGATGTAGAAGGCGGGGGTTCGCACCGCCTCCATCAGTGCCAGATCATCGATACGTGGATCATGGGTCAGCGCGACCACGGCGGTGGCTTCGTGGCAGCCGCCAGCGGCGATGAACACCGAGGGCAGCATCGGCTGGACGACGACGCCGTCGACCAGCATGCCTTGCATCTCCTCGCGCGGATCGCAGGCAATCACTTCGCAGCCCAGGGCCCGCGCAAACCCCGCGCAGGCCTGCGCCACGGGCGATACACCGGCCAATAACAATCGCAGCGCCGGGCCGATCCGGATTTCCACCTGCTCGCCCTTTACACTGGTCTGCTCACCGCCATGGTCCGGCAGCAGTTCGGCGGTCCCACTGGTCAGATCCACGCGCCGCAGCAGACGCCGCTGGCCCTGCAACGTGGCCTGCAGTCCGAGCAGATGGTCGCGCCATGCCTCGCCAGGGGCATGATGTTCCACCAGCACTTGCAAAACGCCGCCGCAGGGCAGCCGCAGGCGGCTCCGTTCATCATCGGATTCGCCGTAGCGAACGATCTGGGCGGGCGCTTGCAGTTCGCCGTGCGCCAGGCTGGTCAGAAATTCCTCTTCCACACACCCGCCGGACAGCGATCCTGCATGAGCGCCATCGGCACGGGCGACGAGCAGCGCGCCGGGCGCCCGCGGGGCCGAGCCGTAGGTCGACAGCACGGTGCAAAACCACAGGTCATGCCCTTCGGCCACCCATTGCAGCGCCTGTTCGATCACCTGCTGATCAAGATGTTGCATGCCTTATCCCCTGGTTGCGGCCAACGCCCTGGCGGGCCGCGGTAATCGGTTACCCTTCGGGTTCGTCAGGTTCAGGAACCCTTGTGATGCTGTCTTGCTCTGTTCTCGATATCGGCACGGCGAAACTCGAGTATCGCCTGCTGAATGCCCCGGATACGACCCGTCCGACGCTCGTTTTGCTGCACGAAGGGCTGGGCTGCGTGGCGCTCTGGAAAGATTTCCCCGAGGCGCTGGCGGCGCGTACGGGCTGGCCGGTATTGGTCTATAGCCGCGAGGGCTACGGCGGATCGAGCCCCGTACCGCTGCCGCGCGGGCTGGACTACCTGAGCGTGGCGGGCCCAGACGAACTGGCAGCGGTTCTCGATGCGCTGTCGCTCGAGCGTGTGGTGCTCGTGGGCCACAGCGACGGCGCCTCGATCGCGCTGGCCTATGCGGCGCACAATGATCCTCGCGTCAAAGGTGTGGTGGCGCTGGCGCCGCACGTGACGGTCGAACAGGCGAGCCTCACCGGAATCCAGCGAACCCTCGATGCCTTTCACGGCGGCCGTCTGCGCGACCGACTGGCCGCCTATCATGGCGACAACACCGATGGTGCGTTCCGCGGTTGGAGCGATACCTGGCTGCAGCCGGCGTTCAGCGACTGGCATCTGCTCGACGAATTGCCACGCATTGCGCTGCCGATCCTGGCGGTGCAAGGACGCGATGACGAGTTCGCCACCGACGAGCAATTGAGGCTGATCGAGCAGCGGGTGCGCCACAGCCGCGTCGAGTTTCTGGAAAACTGCCGGCATTTCCCGCAGGACCAGGCCCGTGAGCGAACGCTCGCCCTGATCGAGGACTATCTGCAAAGCGTCCGACTTTAGCGGTGCGGCAGCTGGCCGGCGCCGCGGCTGCGATGGTGTCATCAGCTGCGCCCCTCGGCGGCGCTGGCCGCCTCGATGTCATCGAGCGTCGGGACGATTTCGGCCTCGTCACGCCAACGACGGACGATGCCCAGTTCGATGTCGAACATATCCAGGACGCGCCCGAGCGTGTGGTTGACCATGTCGTCGATCGACGTCGGGCGTGCATAGAAGGCAGGGACGGGCGGCGCGATCACGGCGCCGAGTTCAGCCAGCTCGGTCATGGTGCGCAGGTGGTTCCGGTGCAGCGGGGTCTCGCGCACCATCAGCACCAGCCGGCGCTGTTCCTTGAGGATGACATCCGCCGCGCGGGTCAGCAGCGAGGAGGTCACGCCACTGGCGATCTCCGACATCGTGCGCACCGAGCAGGGGGCAACGATCATGCCCATGGTCTTGAACGAGCCGCTGGCGATGGCTGCGCCGATGTCCTGGTTGGAATAGCTCACCGTCGCCATGGTCTTGAGTTCCGACCAGGACAACCCGGTTTCGTGAGCGAGGGTGATCAGCGCCGATTTGGTGACCATCAGGTGCGTTTCGATGGGGGTATCGCGCAGCAGCTCCAGGAGGCGCACGCCGTATATCGCGCCCGACGCGCCGGAAAGGCCGATGATGAGCCGCTGGGGGCGCGGGTTAGCTGATGTCATGGTCGATGTCCTGTATCGCGCCTTCCTTGTAGAAATGGATGGCATTGAGAGCGGTGCCCAGCGTTTTGCTGATGATGTCGATGAACAGCGTGGCGGCGGGCGTCAGCGGACGGCGGCTGTCGTGCACGCAGACCATGCGGCGGGTGATGCCCGGGGCGGCGAGCGGGTAGGCGCGCAACGCACCTTCTTCCAGGCCGCGCTGCAATACGGTCGCAGGCAGCAAGCTGATCCAATCGCTGCGCCGCAGAAAACTCTCGATCACCGTCAGGTCGTCGAGTTCGAGATGCGGGGTCAGCTCGATCCCATGTACGGCCAACGCCTGATCGATGACGATACGCAGGCCGTGGCGGCGCGAAGGCAGAACCAGCTTAAGCTGGGCCAGCTCCGTCAACGGCACGGGTGTCGGCATGCGCAATCGGGTCGTGGCGCCCGTCGCGACGAGCAGTTCTTCGTCGAGGATATCGATCCGGTTCAGGTGCTCCTGCTGGAAGCTCTGGTTGATGACTGCAAAGTCCAACGCGCCGGACAGGACACGGTCGATCAGGTCCTGGCTGTAGCCGTAGCTGACCTGCAGTTCGACGTCCGGGTGGTGCTCGACGAAATAGGCCAGGGTGCTTGCCAGTGCCTGGTTAGCCGCCGAAGCGATCAGCCCTGCGTTGATCCGCCCGCCGATCTTGCCGCTGCGATCGATCAGCGTCTGCCGGGCTTCGAGCAGGTCGCTCAGGATCGGCATGAACAGACGGTAGGCTTGCACGCCCGCTTCGGTCGGGGTCATGCCCTTGGGCGTACGGTCGAACAAAGGCTGGCCGATTTCTTCCTCCAGCTTGGCGATCTGCATCGAGAGAGCGGGCTGCACGATGTTCAGACGCTGCGCCGCCTTGGTGACCGAGCCTTCTTCGTAGAGACAGGTGAAGTACTTCAATTGGCGCAGTTCCATTTTCGAACCTCGGCGAGTGGTCTAGCTACAGAGTGCCGACATTCTGGTAGACGTGCTTGAGCTCTGTAAAATCAAGCAATGCGTCATAGCCGTGCAGCCGGCCCAGCCCACTCCTGCGATAGCCACCGGTCTCCGCTTCGGCGAACAGTTTGTTGTGATCATTGATCCACACGGTCCCGTTGCGTAGCGCCCGCGCCAGCCGCATGGCTCGGGCGCCGTCGCCGGTCCATACGCTCGCTGACAGGCCGAACTCGGTGTGATTGGCGCGGCGCACGGCCTCGGCTTCGTCTTCGAATGTTTCCAGTACCAGCAGGGGGCCGAAGATTTCCTCCTGGCAGAAGAACGCGCCGCTGTCCTGGTGGGCGATCAACGTCGGTGACAGGAACGCGCCGCGTTCGAGCCCGTCGCGGGGCCGTTGGCCGGCCAGCAAGACTTCGTCGCAGCTGTCCATCGACTCGCGAATCCGCGCCTCGACGAGATCGCGCGAGCGCCAGTCGATCAGCGGGCCCATCTGCGTGGCAGCGTCCAGCCCATGCCCCAGGCGGACCTCTGCGAGCGCGGCGGCGAGTGCCTTTTTCATCTCTGCCGCTCGGCTGGCATGCACCAGTACACGCCGGGCGGCCGTGCATTGCTGGCCTGAAATGAGGGTGGCGGCGGCGGCGAGCCGGGGCGCCACAGCGGCCACGTCGGCGTCCTCCAGGACCAGGCAGCACGATTTGCCACCGAGTTCCAGTGACAGCTTTTTCATGGTTGGCGCCGCATCGCGCATGATTTGGGTGCCGGTCGCGGTGGAGCCGGTGAAGCTCAGCACATCGACCTTCGGCGTCGCGGTCAGGTAAGCGGCGCCGGCATGTCCGGTCTCGGCGAACAGGTTGACGACTCCCGGGGCCAGGCCCGTCGATGCCAACAGCGGCGCGAGGAAAGCGGCGTTGAACAGCGCCGTTTGCGGAGCCGGTTTGACCACGCAGGTACAGCCGGCGGCCAGCGCCGGCGCCAGGGCTCGTACCAGCAGCACGGCCGGGGCGTTCCAGGGAATGATCAACCCGGCCACGCCGGCAGGCTCGCGCAGCATCGTGGAGAATTCGCCCGGCGCGACTTCCAGTACGTGGCCAGGGTTGTGACGCGCCAGGCCGGCGTAGTAAAGAATCTCCGAGATGGCACCACCGATCTCGCCCCGCGACTGTGCCAGCGCCTTGCCGTTCTCACGCGTGAGCAGGGTGGCCAGCTCCTCCTGGCGAGTCGTCAGTGCCGAAGCCCAGTCCAGCATGACCTGCTGACGCAAGCGCGGATTCTGTGCCCATTGCGGGTTGCCAAAGGCCTTTACGGCTGCCTCGACCGCGGCGCGGGCCTGTTGCTCGCCACCGTCTGCGAAGCGTCCGATGAGTTCGCCATTGGCGGGGTCGAGGCTGTCGGCCCACTGGCCGTCGTCACACCACTGCCCGTCGATGAAATGTCGTGCCTGCTGCATGAGTAACTCCTGTCCGGCGAAGCTTTTTTGTAGTTGTTGTAAGACGCTGGAAACGTCGCTGTGCCCGTTTGCCATGACCGGCCTGTGGCGCTCCGGTACCGCGCGCAGCCTCAGCCGTCGCGCGACTGTTCAATCAGTTGCGCCCAATCGGCGGCGGCCGGTCGGCTGACGTCGGCAAGGTCGACCTCGGCTTCGCCGGGTACGTGGATGCGCTTGAAACGCATCGGCGGTGCCGACAGCGGCACGGTCGCGTCGAAGCCCATCTTCGAACCAATCCCGTCGCGGGTGGACGGGTCGAGCTTGGAGCCCTGGGATTCGTGGATCAGCACCAGGTCTCGATCAGCCTGGAACCGCGTCGCGACCGCCCACTCGACTTCGGTGGGGTTGTGGATGTCGACGTCGGTGTCGACCACCACCACGTGCTTGATGTCGTAATGACCGCCGAGCGCGCCGAGGATCACATTCTTCGCTTCGCCTTCGGAGCGCTTTTCGATCTGAACGTAGAGGTGATAACGGCATACGCCACCGCGTGCCAGGTGCACATCGCGCACCGAAGGAAAACTGCGGCGCAGATGAGCCAGCATCGTCGCCTCGCGCGGAATGCCGCCCAGCAGCAGGTGCTCGAGTCCGCCGCCGACGATGGTGTGGAACATGGGCGATCGGCGGTGGGTGACCGCATCAACCTCGATGACATGGCGTTCGGCGCGCTCGCCGTAATACTGCGGGAATTCGCCGAACGGGCCTTCTTCTTCGCGGGCATTGGCGACCAGGCGGCCCTCGATGACGATCTCCGCCTCGGCCGGCACGCGAATGCGGTTGGTCACACACTTGGCCACCGGCAGCGCGCGTCCTTGCAGCGCACCGGCGATCTCGAGCTCGTCGTGATCGATGGGCACGATGGCCTGCGATGCCATCAGCGTCAGCGGGTCGCAGCCGACGACCACCGCGACCTCCAGGTCTTCATTGTTGCGCTCGGTCTCCTGGAAATACGCCAGGGTATGGCGCGGCAGCAGCAGTGCACCGAGGCGATTGGCGCCGCTGACCTGCAGTCGGTGAATGGACACGTTCTGGACGCCGGTGCGCGGGTTACGCGTGATCAGCAGGCCTGCGGTGATGTAGGCGCCACTGTCGTGCTCGTTGTGCGTGGGAATCGGCAACTGGGCGAGCAGGTCGACGTCGTGATGCACCACCTGCTGGCACGCCGGCTCCGCGACTTCCTGCCAAGGCAACGGCTCGAGGCTGGCATGTTCGAAGCGAGCCAGCACCTGACTGGGCTCCACGCCCATTGCTTCGGCCATCCATTGACGGTCCGAGAGCAAGCCCGAAATCACTGGAATCGCATGCCCATCGGGTTGCAGGAACAGCGACGCGCTGTGGCCGTCGAGGCGATTGGCAATGGCGGCGACACCGAAGCGCAGCGCCGTACCGGGACGGATCACGCTCAGCCGCTGAGTCTTCTGCAGATGATCCAGCCAGCCGCGCAGGCTGGCACCGACCGGCTGGGTGGCCGCAGCGGAATCGGGCGTGGAGGAGGGCATGGACGGCATGGCGAGTTCTCTCGTGGTTATTGTTTTGGCCATGCTAGGAGCGTCGTGCAAGCGTGCCTATTAAGGTTTTCTGATGCGGGCCATCAGTGCCGGCAATGCCCCGTGGTCAATCTCCTGGGCATCATCATTCACTGGTGCTCCAGGACCGAAACGGTGCGCGAGGGTGGCCGTCGCAGGCAGGACCCGGCCCGGATGGACGTGCATCGAGTCGCGCGGCCCGCGCATGGCGGCACGCCCCGGCGAAGAGGCGTGCCGCGCTGTCATGGCCGCAGGATCGCCGGGTCCATGACCAATTCGATGAGGAACGGCCGATCGGCCGCCAGCGCCTGCTCGAACGCGTCGGCGAACGCTTCGGTGCGGTCCACCCGCACCGCGCCGGCGCCGTACGCCTGGGCGAGAGCGACCATGTCCGGATTGACCAGATCAGTACCGTAGCGGCGTCCCGGATAGTGTTTGTCCTGGTGCATCCGGATCGAACCGTAGGACCCGTTGTTGACCACGATGACAATGATATTGGCGCGGTACTGCATGGCGGTCGCCAATTCCTGGCAGGTCATCTGGAAACAGCCATCACCGGCGAAGCACACCGCCGGCCGTGACGGTCGGGCGAGCTTGGCGGCGATCGCGGCGGGCAGGCCGTAACCCATCGAACCGGACGTCGGTGCCAATTGGCTGCCCCAGCCTCGGAATGGATAGAAGCGGTGCACCCAGAGCGTATAGTTGCCGGCGCCGTTGCTGATCACCGCTTCGGGCGGCAAGCGGCGCCCAAGCCAGGCGACAATCTCGCCCAGTTGCACCGGCCCGGGTAGCTCGGTCGGCTGTTGCCAGGCTTCGCGGTTTTCGCGCGCCCGTGACAGCCAGGCCTGGCGTTCGCTGTCGGTATCGGCGGGGGGCAGTGTCGAGACGGCCTCGGCGAAGTCCTGTACCGCGGCGCAGATCGCCAGGTCCGGAACCCGCACGCGACCCGGCTCCTGCGGATCGGGGTGGATGTGGACCAAGGTCTGGCGCGGCTTCGGGACATCCACCAGTGTGTAATGACCGGTGGCGATATCACCGAGGCGCGTGCCGACCGCGATCAGCAGATCGGCCTCTTCGATCAATCCGGCGAGTCCGGGATTCATGCCCAGCCCGGCGTCACCGGCATAGTTGGGGTGCGTGTTATCGAAACGATCCTGGCGCCGAAAGGCCGTGGCTACCGGCAGCCCCTGGGCCTCGGCGAATGCCTGCAGTCGCGCCCGGCATTCGGCGGTCCAGCCCGAGCCACCGAAGATCGCCAGTGGCCGTCGGGCATTGGCGAGCAGCGCTCGCAGGCGGGACATCGCCTGGGGGGACGGATAGCCCTGGCAGTTCGGCGCGGGTCCGATATCGATTGGCTCGATACGCGCGTACAGGAGGTCTTCCGGCAGACCGAGTACCACCGGGCCCTGCCGGCCGGAACACGCCGTCGTGAAGGCCCGGCTGAGGTATTCGGGCAGCCGCGCGGCGTCCTGGATGTCGGTCGCCCACTTGGCCACCGAACCGAACAGCGCACCGACGTCCACCTCCTGCCAGGCTTCGCGCTCGCGGAAGCCACGGGGTACCTGGCCGACGAATACCAGCAGGGGCGTGGAATCCTGTGCCGCCACGTGCAGCCCGGCCAGCGCATTGGCGCTGCCCGGTCCGCGCGTGACGAAGCATACCCCGGGTCGCCCGGTGGTCTTGGCATAGGCTTCGGCCATCATCGAGGCACCGCCTTCCTGGCGGCAGACCACCAGGGCGATGTCCGGCGCGTCATGCAATGCATCGAGCACCGGCAGGAAGCTCTCGCCAGGAACCGTGAAAACGCGGTCCACGCCGTTGCGCCGGAGCAGCTCGACGATGGCCTGGCCGGCGTCGGGTCTGTTGTCTTCTGTCATCGGGTCCTCTCTGGGTCGCCTGGGTGAAAAGGCGGCGCGGGACGGGCCCGCGCCGGGTCGGATTCACTCTAGCAGTCCCGCTTCCTGGTAGTACTTGCGTGCGCCCGGGTGCAGTGGCGCCGCGAGATTGGCCGCTTGCGCCGAGCCCTCGGCGGTCCAGTCTTTCATCGAGCCGAACGAACGCTTGAGCGCGTCCTGGCCTTCCATGACGGCCTTGGTGATGGCGTAGGCGTCTTCGTCGGACATCGACTCTGTGGCATACAGCGACGTGCTGAAACCAACGCCTTCGACCGTCTGGTCCTGTCGCTCGAACAGGTTGGCCGGCATGGTGGCGCGGACGAAGCCGAACTTTTC is a genomic window of Stutzerimonas stutzeri containing:
- a CDS encoding UbiX family flavin prenyltransferase → MTSANPRPQRLIIGLSGASGAIYGVRLLELLRDTPIETHLMVTKSALITLAHETGLSWSELKTMATVSYSNQDIGAAIASGSFKTMGMIVAPCSVRTMSEIASGVTSSLLTRAADVILKEQRRLVLMVRETPLHRNHLRTMTELAELGAVIAPPVPAFYARPTSIDDMVNHTLGRVLDMFDIELGIVRRWRDEAEIVPTLDDIEAASAAEGRS
- a CDS encoding LysR family transcriptional regulator, whose protein sequence is MELRQLKYFTCLYEEGSVTKAAQRLNIVQPALSMQIAKLEEEIGQPLFDRTPKGMTPTEAGVQAYRLFMPILSDLLEARQTLIDRSGKIGGRINAGLIASAANQALASTLAYFVEHHPDVELQVSYGYSQDLIDRVLSGALDFAVINQSFQQEHLNRIDILDEELLVATGATTRLRMPTPVPLTELAQLKLVLPSRRHGLRIVIDQALAVHGIELTPHLELDDLTVIESFLRRSDWISLLPATVLQRGLEEGALRAYPLAAPGITRRMVCVHDSRRPLTPAATLFIDIISKTLGTALNAIHFYKEGAIQDIDHDIS
- a CDS encoding aldehyde dehydrogenase family protein; the encoded protein is MQQARHFIDGQWCDDGQWADSLDPANGELIGRFADGGEQQARAAVEAAVKAFGNPQWAQNPRLRQQVMLDWASALTTRQEELATLLTRENGKALAQSRGEIGGAISEILYYAGLARHNPGHVLEVAPGEFSTMLREPAGVAGLIIPWNAPAVLLVRALAPALAAGCTCVVKPAPQTALFNAAFLAPLLASTGLAPGVVNLFAETGHAGAAYLTATPKVDVLSFTGSTATGTQIMRDAAPTMKKLSLELGGKSCCLVLEDADVAAVAPRLAAAATLISGQQCTAARRVLVHASRAAEMKKALAAALAEVRLGHGLDAATQMGPLIDWRSRDLVEARIRESMDSCDEVLLAGQRPRDGLERGAFLSPTLIAHQDSGAFFCQEEIFGPLLVLETFEDEAEAVRRANHTEFGLSASVWTGDGARAMRLARALRNGTVWINDHNKLFAEAETGGYRRSGLGRLHGYDALLDFTELKHVYQNVGTL
- a CDS encoding thiamine pyrophosphate-binding protein, encoding MTEDNRPDAGQAIVELLRRNGVDRVFTVPGESFLPVLDALHDAPDIALVVCRQEGGASMMAEAYAKTTGRPGVCFVTRGPGSANALAGLHVAAQDSTPLLVFVGQVPRGFREREAWQEVDVGALFGSVAKWATDIQDAARLPEYLSRAFTTACSGRQGPVVLGLPEDLLYARIEPIDIGPAPNCQGYPSPQAMSRLRALLANARRPLAIFGGSGWTAECRARLQAFAEAQGLPVATAFRRQDRFDNTHPNYAGDAGLGMNPGLAGLIEEADLLIAVGTRLGDIATGHYTLVDVPKPRQTLVHIHPDPQEPGRVRVPDLAICAAVQDFAEAVSTLPPADTDSERQAWLSRARENREAWQQPTELPGPVQLGEIVAWLGRRLPPEAVISNGAGNYTLWVHRFYPFRGWGSQLAPTSGSMGYGLPAAIAAKLARPSRPAVCFAGDGCFQMTCQELATAMQYRANIIVIVVNNGSYGSIRMHQDKHYPGRRYGTDLVNPDMVALAQAYGAGAVRVDRTEAFADAFEQALAADRPFLIELVMDPAILRP
- a CDS encoding UbiD family decarboxylase; amino-acid sequence: MAKTITTRELAMPSMPSSTPDSAAATQPVGASLRGWLDHLQKTQRLSVIRPGTALRFGVAAIANRLDGHSASLFLQPDGHAIPVISGLLSDRQWMAEAMGVEPSQVLARFEHASLEPLPWQEVAEPACQQVVHHDVDLLAQLPIPTHNEHDSGAYITAGLLITRNPRTGVQNVSIHRLQVSGANRLGALLLPRHTLAYFQETERNNEDLEVAVVVGCDPLTLMASQAIVPIDHDELEIAGALQGRALPVAKCVTNRIRVPAEAEIVIEGRLVANAREEEGPFGEFPQYYGERAERHVIEVDAVTHRRSPMFHTIVGGGLEHLLLGGIPREATMLAHLRRSFPSVRDVHLARGGVCRYHLYVQIEKRSEGEAKNVILGALGGHYDIKHVVVVDTDVDIHNPTEVEWAVATRFQADRDLVLIHESQGSKLDPSTRDGIGSKMGFDATVPLSAPPMRFKRIHVPGEAEVDLADVSRPAAADWAQLIEQSRDG